Proteins from a single region of Novosphingobium sp. EMRT-2:
- a CDS encoding TetR family transcriptional regulator, with protein MSEAAYDLAEESGLAALSARSLARKTGMSPSAINYHIGNRERLIAQIAFKAIAVSSRWRQSQAALQEEGAPRWAELDHVFTSLLQDRLSTGRMVMALLQELENEAVASGQTAIEEALREEMFAETAFWRDLAIRHGESVDACSATSSVTGQRH; from the coding sequence ATGAGTGAGGCCGCGTATGACCTTGCCGAAGAGAGCGGTCTGGCAGCGCTCAGCGCACGAAGTCTGGCGCGAAAGACAGGAATGAGCCCGTCGGCAATCAATTACCACATCGGCAATCGCGAGCGGCTCATCGCGCAGATCGCGTTCAAGGCTATCGCGGTATCTAGCCGCTGGCGGCAGTCGCAGGCCGCTTTACAGGAAGAGGGTGCCCCGAGGTGGGCCGAGCTTGATCACGTGTTCACGTCGCTGTTGCAGGATCGGTTGAGCACCGGCCGTATGGTGATGGCACTTTTGCAGGAACTGGAGAACGAGGCCGTCGCCAGCGGTCAGACCGCTATCGAAGAGGCGCTGCGCGAGGAAATGTTCGCTGAAACGGCGTTCTGGCGCGATCTGGCAATCCGCCATGGCGAAAGCGTGGATGCGTGTAGCGCGACATCGTCGGTGACTGGTCAGCGACATTGA
- a CDS encoding IS6-like element IS6100 family transposase, whose product MTDFKWRHFQGDVILWAVRWYCRYPISYRDLEEMLAERGISVDHTTIYRWVQCYAPEMEKRLRWFWRRGFDPSWRLDETYVKVRGKWTYLYRAVDKRGDTIDFYLSPTRSAKAAKRFLGKALRGLKHWEKPATLNTDKAPSYGAAITELKREGKLDRETAHRQVKYLNNVIEADHGKLKILIKPVRGFKSIPTAYATIKGFEVMRALRKGQARPWCLQPGIRGEVRLVERAFGIGPSALTEAMGMLNHHFAAAA is encoded by the coding sequence ATGACGGATTTCAAGTGGCGCCATTTCCAGGGTGATGTGATCCTGTGGGCGGTGCGCTGGTATTGTCGCTATCCGATCAGCTATCGCGACCTTGAGGAAATGCTGGCGGAACGCGGCATTTCGGTCGACCATACGACGATCTATCGCTGGGTCCAGTGCTACGCCCCGGAGATGGAGAAGCGGCTGCGCTGGTTCTGGCGGCGTGGCTTTGATCCGAGCTGGCGCCTGGATGAAACCTACGTCAAGGTGCGGGGCAAGTGGACCTACCTGTACCGGGCAGTCGACAAGCGGGGCGACACGATCGATTTCTACCTGTCGCCGACCCGCAGCGCCAAGGCAGCGAAGCGGTTCCTGGGCAAGGCCCTGCGAGGCCTGAAGCACTGGGAAAAGCCTGCCACGCTCAATACCGACAAAGCGCCGAGCTATGGTGCAGCGATCACCGAATTGAAGCGCGAAGGAAAGCTGGACCGGGAGACGGCCCACCGGCAGGTGAAGTATCTCAATAACGTGATCGAGGCCGATCACGGAAAGCTCAAGATACTGATCAAGCCGGTGCGCGGTTTCAAATCGATCCCCACGGCCTATGCCACGATCAAGGGATTCGAAGTCATGCGAGCCCTGCGCAAAGGACAGGCTCGCCCCTGGTGCCTGCAGCCCGGCATCAGGGGCGAGGTGCGCCTTGTGGAGAGAGCTTTTGGCATTGGGCCCTCGGCGCTGACGGAGGCCATGGGCATGCTCAACCACCATTTCGCAGCAGCCGCCTGA
- the istB gene encoding IS21-like element helper ATPase IstB, translated as MSITVDTAQLPMLLGTLRLPTIARLWPDFCSRADKEGWPASRLLAALAELELAEREQRRIQRHLTEARLPPGKTLDAFDFSLVPTLSKAQVMALTQGDAWLKAGHNLLAFGPPGAGKSHAAAAIGNELVARGYRVFFTRTTDLVQRLQAARQSLTLTQEIARLDRFDLLILDDLSYVRKDQAETSVLFELISARYERRSIMITANQPFSGWDSIFLDKAMTVAAIDRLVHHATILEMNVESYRRRSALASATSLRDSAPDPATSPSDIETMPATSLRDNAS; from the coding sequence ATGAGCATCACTGTCGACACCGCCCAGCTGCCCATGTTGCTTGGCACGCTGCGTCTGCCCACCATTGCCCGTCTCTGGCCGGACTTCTGTTCACGAGCGGACAAGGAGGGGTGGCCGGCTTCGCGCCTGCTGGCAGCCTTGGCCGAACTGGAACTCGCCGAACGCGAACAACGCCGGATCCAGCGCCATCTTACAGAAGCACGGCTGCCTCCCGGCAAGACCCTGGATGCCTTCGACTTCAGCCTCGTTCCCACCTTGAGCAAGGCCCAGGTCATGGCTCTGACCCAAGGAGATGCCTGGCTCAAGGCGGGCCACAATCTTCTGGCATTTGGTCCGCCCGGTGCCGGCAAGAGCCACGCCGCAGCCGCCATCGGCAACGAGCTCGTCGCGCGCGGATACCGGGTCTTCTTCACCCGAACCACCGATCTCGTCCAGCGTTTGCAGGCCGCACGTCAGTCCCTGACCTTGACCCAGGAGATCGCCAGGCTCGACCGCTTCGACCTGCTCATCCTCGATGACCTGTCCTACGTCCGCAAGGACCAGGCAGAGACCAGCGTCCTGTTCGAACTCATCTCTGCCAGATACGAAAGGCGCTCCATCATGATCACCGCCAACCAACCATTCAGCGGTTGGGATTCCATTTTTTTGGATAAGGCAATGACTGTCGCTGCCATCGACAGGCTCGTTCACCACGCCACTATCCTGGAAATGAACGTCGAGAGCTATCGCAGGCGATCCGCCCTGGCCTCAGCGACATCGCTCCGCGACAGTGCTCCTGATCCAGCGACATCGCCCAGCGACATCGAAACCATGCCAGCGACATCGCTGCGCGACAACGCCTCTTGA